One genomic window of Gracilinema caldarium DSM 7334 includes the following:
- the epsC gene encoding serine O-acetyltransferase EpsC, translated as MERLSESVSALVSSYEDFGLINHCNGPNLPSRESIEDILADLDAIIFPGFRESELPDQESLQLTTAERVFRTARKLSNEIEKSLSFSCRTNHFSCEGIGCRTMAEMIVEDFFTQLPEIRRVLSLDVAAAYRGDPAAKSIEEVIVAYPGLQAIAVHRLAHYFWVREVPLIPRMMSEIIHGRTGIDIHPGATIGESFFIDHGTGVVIGETTVIGKNVKIYQGVTLGALSVKKDEADTKRHPTIEDDVTIYSGATILGGKTVIGRGSVIGGNVWVTESVPPDTLVYVKTGEHILRPKQ; from the coding sequence GTGGAACGATTATCAGAAAGTGTGAGCGCGCTAGTTTCATCCTATGAAGATTTTGGTCTTATTAATCACTGTAATGGCCCCAATCTTCCCAGCCGTGAAAGTATAGAAGATATTCTCGCTGACCTTGATGCTATCATTTTCCCCGGTTTCAGAGAGAGTGAACTGCCTGACCAGGAAAGTCTTCAGCTTACCACCGCCGAACGGGTCTTTCGGACCGCAAGAAAATTGAGCAATGAAATCGAAAAAAGTCTTTCCTTTTCTTGCAGGACTAACCATTTTTCCTGTGAAGGTATTGGCTGCAGGACCATGGCCGAAATGATTGTGGAAGATTTTTTTACACAGCTTCCTGAAATCCGGCGAGTTCTCAGCCTCGATGTTGCTGCTGCATACCGGGGTGATCCGGCAGCAAAGAGCATTGAGGAAGTCATTGTTGCTTATCCAGGCCTCCAGGCAATAGCGGTGCACCGTTTAGCCCATTATTTCTGGGTGCGAGAGGTACCACTGATTCCACGAATGATGAGTGAGATTATTCATGGTCGTACCGGAATCGATATTCACCCGGGAGCAACGATTGGTGAATCCTTTTTTATCGATCACGGCACGGGGGTTGTTATAGGGGAAACCACAGTAATCGGCAAAAATGTGAAGATATATCAGGGAGTTACCCTGGGTGCTCTTTCAGTCAAAAAAGATGAAGCCGATACCAAGCGGCACCCCACCATAGAAGATGATGTAACGATTTATTCCGGGGCCACAATTTTAGGCGGCAAAACGGTTATTGGCCGGGGTTCTGTTATTGGCGGCAATGTGTGGGTTACCGAATCGGTACCCCCGGATACCCTGGTGTATGTAAAGACCGGGGAACATATTTTACGGCCTAAACAATAG
- a CDS encoding putative ABC transporter permease, whose protein sequence is MYKALPNELLQYFLYFCFSAFLGWILESTYRSIIEKRFVNAGFLSGPFVPIYGFGALIIAFIGRFLANLPPFLFWVILLLSPTVLEYFSAVILESYFGLTLWDYNHEFLNFQGRICLKFSIFWTFLVLFTNRILEPLVFIKIAELGPYLTHFLTGAMLMYFIIDTFHSIRAVFNFKAVIVDLQKLLESGEKFVTSFDLIPKALGTAEGLKQKLPLELKRLLKPIRAFPVLQKELQARFAVFPEWIKEQLEKRMGK, encoded by the coding sequence ATGTATAAAGCCCTGCCAAACGAATTACTACAATACTTTCTCTATTTTTGTTTTTCTGCCTTTTTAGGCTGGATCCTTGAGTCGACCTATCGATCTATAATAGAAAAACGGTTCGTTAATGCGGGTTTTCTTTCTGGTCCTTTTGTACCGATATACGGATTTGGAGCTTTGATCATTGCCTTTATAGGGCGCTTTTTAGCTAATCTTCCACCGTTTTTATTTTGGGTTATCCTTTTGTTGTCTCCTACAGTTTTAGAATATTTCTCCGCAGTTATTTTGGAAAGCTACTTTGGGTTAACCCTCTGGGATTATAACCATGAATTTTTGAATTTTCAGGGTCGCATTTGTCTTAAGTTTTCTATTTTTTGGACTTTTCTTGTACTTTTTACAAACCGTATTCTGGAACCCTTGGTGTTTATTAAAATTGCTGAATTAGGGCCCTACCTTACCCATTTTTTAACAGGGGCAATGTTGATGTATTTCATAATTGATACATTCCATTCGATCAGAGCAGTATTTAACTTTAAAGCGGTGATTGTCGATTTACAAAAACTGCTTGAATCAGGAGAAAAATTCGTCACCAGTTTCGATTTAATTCCCAAAGCCCTTGGAACTGCAGAAGGTCTGAAGCAAAAATTACCACTGGAACTTAAACGCTTATTAAAACCCATAAGGGCTTTCCCGGTTCTCCAAAAAGAGCTCCAGGCCCGGTTCGCCGTATTCCCTGAATGGATTAAAGAACAGCTAGAAAAAAGAATGGGGAAATAA
- the era gene encoding GTPase Era has product MAEKSAFVAVVGRPSAGKSTLINTLCGQKVSIVSLVPQTTRNTIRGIVTREEGQLVFVDTPGRHISEKKLNRKLVELSDRALEESELTLYLIDASRLVGKEEEELARAVQYSRAYPDRTVIALNKIDDKRADTAAVYAFLQEKLPGIPRERQCELSAKNGTGVEELLRLLFSLAPEGPRLYPEDTYTDQDVQFRIAEIIREKAINNLREELPHSIYVEVADTELRDEGRRLWVRAFILVERESQKGIVVGKGGEMIKTIRQSAQKDLHRIFDWKVELDLRVKVASDWRQNDTVLRRLIDRS; this is encoded by the coding sequence ATGGCAGAAAAATCAGCCTTTGTAGCCGTTGTTGGCCGGCCCTCCGCCGGAAAATCTACCCTTATTAACACCCTCTGTGGTCAGAAGGTCTCTATCGTCAGCCTGGTTCCACAGACCACCCGAAATACGATTCGGGGTATTGTGACCCGGGAAGAGGGCCAGCTGGTGTTTGTAGATACCCCCGGGCGGCATATCTCTGAAAAAAAACTGAACCGTAAGCTGGTTGAGTTATCCGACCGGGCTCTGGAAGAATCGGAGCTGACCCTGTACCTCATCGATGCATCCCGGCTGGTGGGGAAAGAAGAGGAAGAACTTGCTCGGGCAGTACAATACAGCCGAGCCTATCCGGATCGAACCGTTATAGCCCTGAATAAAATTGATGATAAACGGGCCGATACGGCCGCTGTGTACGCTTTTTTACAGGAAAAACTTCCTGGTATTCCCAGGGAACGGCAATGTGAATTATCTGCTAAAAATGGTACCGGGGTAGAAGAGCTCTTGCGTCTGCTCTTTTCCCTTGCCCCCGAAGGCCCCCGGCTCTACCCGGAAGATACCTATACCGACCAGGATGTTCAGTTCCGGATTGCCGAAATTATCCGGGAAAAGGCCATCAATAATTTACGGGAAGAACTGCCCCATTCAATCTATGTGGAAGTGGCTGATACGGAGCTGCGGGACGAGGGGCGCCGCCTCTGGGTTCGCGCTTTTATTCTCGTAGAGCGGGAATCCCAGAAGGGTATTGTGGTTGGTAAGGGCGGCGAGATGATAAAAACAATTCGGCAGAGTGCTCAAAAGGATCTGCACCGGATATTTGACTGGAAGGTGGAACTGGACCTCAGGGTCAAAGTTGCCTCGGACTGGCGGCAGAACGATACGGTGCTCCGCCGCCTTATCGATCGATCGTAA
- the thrH gene encoding bifunctional phosphoserine phosphatase/homoserine phosphotransferase ThrH, with the protein MKIVCLDLEGVLVPEIWIAFAEASGIPELRRTTRDEPDYDKLMKFRIALLKERGLKIRDIQAVINTMEPLDGAWNFLHKLRSKTQVIILSDTFEEFARPLMAKLDYPTLFCNNLVITEDGTVTDYRLRQKEGKMHAVQALKSINMEVFAAGDSYNDLAMIREADEGCLFRAPAGIRSGCADLDCMDDYQDLLDRIERFLKKPAEVR; encoded by the coding sequence GTGAAAATAGTCTGTCTAGATCTGGAAGGGGTTCTCGTCCCAGAAATCTGGATTGCCTTTGCGGAAGCCTCAGGCATTCCGGAACTCCGAAGAACCACAAGGGATGAACCGGATTACGATAAATTGATGAAATTCCGTATCGCCCTACTCAAAGAGCGGGGACTCAAAATCCGGGACATTCAGGCGGTTATCAATACCATGGAACCCCTGGACGGGGCCTGGAACTTCCTCCACAAGCTCCGTTCAAAAACTCAGGTTATTATCCTTTCGGACACTTTTGAAGAATTTGCCCGTCCTCTCATGGCTAAGCTGGATTACCCTACCCTTTTCTGCAACAACCTGGTCATCACCGAGGATGGCACCGTTACGGACTACCGGCTGAGGCAGAAAGAGGGCAAGATGCATGCGGTGCAGGCCCTTAAATCCATCAATATGGAAGTCTTTGCTGCAGGAGATTCCTATAACGACCTGGCCATGATCCGGGAAGCCGATGAGGGCTGCCTCTTCAGGGCACCTGCAGGGATCCGTTCAGGCTGTGCTGACCTGGATTGCATGGATGACTATCAGGACCTGTTAGACAGAATTGAACGGTTCCTCAAGAAGCCCGCTGAAGTACGCTAA
- the serS gene encoding serine--tRNA ligase, with the protein MLDYRFIKDNLEAVKENIRNRNMKADADKVAMLFDTRNELVTQLQNLQQQRNTNAQAMKGKLDADTRNRLIEEGKKLKEDIAAAEAELEQVEKELDTEGRRIPNMAHPSAPIGKEDKDNLEVKRVGNPTTFNFEPKDHVQLGQELDIIDFDSATKVTGTKFYYLKNEGVFLELGLIRYALDILQKKGFTPFITPDLAKEEILEGIGFNPRGAESNVYTVEGEGTCLVGTAEITLGGYYSGTILSKDKLPLRMAGLSHCFRREAGAAGQFSKGLYRVHQFTKVEMFAYCLPEESDALHEELRSIEEEIFAGLEIPFRVVDTCTGDLGAPAYRKWDLEAWMPGRNGGEWGEVTSTSNCTDYQARRLNIKYKEEDGKNKYVHMLNGTAIAISRGIIAILENFQQADGSVRLPKALVPYCGFEVIKKKQ; encoded by the coding sequence ATGTTAGATTATCGATTCATTAAGGACAACCTGGAAGCGGTGAAGGAAAACATCCGGAACCGTAATATGAAAGCAGACGCCGACAAGGTGGCCATGCTTTTTGATACACGGAACGAGCTGGTGACCCAGCTTCAGAATCTTCAGCAACAACGGAATACCAATGCTCAGGCCATGAAGGGTAAGCTCGATGCAGATACCCGGAACCGGCTTATTGAAGAGGGCAAAAAACTTAAAGAAGATATCGCCGCTGCCGAAGCAGAACTGGAACAGGTAGAAAAGGAACTGGATACAGAAGGCCGCCGAATTCCCAACATGGCCCATCCATCGGCACCCATCGGCAAAGAAGATAAGGATAACCTGGAAGTTAAACGGGTGGGAAATCCCACAACCTTTAATTTCGAACCCAAAGACCATGTTCAGCTGGGGCAGGAACTGGATATCATCGATTTTGATTCCGCCACCAAGGTTACGGGCACCAAATTCTATTATCTTAAGAATGAAGGGGTCTTCCTTGAGCTGGGCCTGATCCGCTATGCCCTGGATATTCTGCAGAAAAAAGGTTTTACCCCCTTTATCACCCCGGACCTTGCCAAGGAAGAAATCCTTGAAGGTATCGGTTTTAATCCCCGGGGGGCTGAATCCAATGTTTACACCGTAGAAGGCGAAGGGACCTGCCTTGTAGGCACCGCCGAAATTACCCTGGGGGGCTACTATTCGGGTACCATTCTCAGTAAGGATAAGCTCCCCCTCAGGATGGCCGGACTTTCCCACTGTTTCAGACGGGAAGCTGGTGCCGCGGGTCAGTTTTCCAAAGGGCTGTACCGGGTTCACCAGTTTACCAAGGTCGAGATGTTCGCCTACTGTCTCCCCGAAGAATCGGACGCCCTCCACGAAGAACTGCGTTCTATAGAAGAGGAAATTTTCGCAGGCCTCGAAATTCCCTTCCGGGTAGTGGACACCTGTACCGGTGACCTGGGAGCCCCAGCGTACCGCAAGTGGGACCTGGAAGCCTGGATGCCTGGTCGGAATGGCGGCGAATGGGGAGAAGTAACTTCTACCTCTAACTGTACCGATTACCAGGCCCGGCGGCTCAACATAAAATACAAAGAGGAAGACGGTAAAAATAAATATGTGCACATGCTAAACGGCACCGCCATTGCCATCAGCCGGGGCATTATCGCAATTCTCGAGAATTTCCAGCAGGCTGACGGGTCTGTTCGCCTACCCAAAGCCCTGGTCCCCTATTGCGGCTTCGAAGTCATCAAGAAAAAACAGTAA
- a CDS encoding biotin--[acetyl-CoA-carboxylase] ligase, which yields MLQQIPLENPFGTPIYHIDETTSTMDEARRLTDATISTAPILAAEPVTDHSAPAVHSPYPPAGIGIHGSVIVADYQQAGRGRAAGRTWHAAPGESLLCTLILYYPKIQDIPAALPLRLGVAVALTLEALWPQLRSRTRLKWPNDVLIDGKKVCGILCEGTSPWVYAGMGINLLQQDFPPELRHRSISIFQALGAAETNKQDIDRYRLLINLLKYIWAFLNDTASWLTELEQRLYKRGEMIRFLAGSADAPVEVTGILEGVSSSGELLIRAEGERTSWPYSTGELDVYGE from the coding sequence ATGCTGCAACAGATCCCTCTGGAAAACCCCTTCGGAACACCGATCTATCATATTGATGAAACGACAAGCACCATGGACGAGGCCCGCCGGCTTACGGACGCTACCATAAGCACGGCCCCCATCCTGGCAGCAGAACCTGTTACGGATCATTCCGCCCCTGCTGTCCATAGCCCCTACCCACCCGCTGGCATAGGCATTCACGGTTCGGTGATTGTAGCCGATTACCAGCAGGCAGGCCGGGGCAGGGCCGCCGGCAGGACCTGGCATGCGGCGCCGGGGGAGAGTCTCCTCTGCACCCTCATCCTCTATTACCCGAAGATACAGGATATTCCGGCGGCCCTGCCCCTGCGGCTTGGTGTGGCAGTAGCCCTCACACTGGAAGCGCTTTGGCCCCAGCTCAGAAGCCGGACCCGGCTCAAGTGGCCCAATGACGTCCTTATCGATGGGAAAAAGGTCTGCGGTATTCTCTGCGAAGGAACAAGCCCCTGGGTCTACGCGGGGATGGGCATCAATCTTTTACAGCAGGATTTTCCGCCCGAGCTAAGACATCGGTCCATCTCGATTTTCCAGGCCCTGGGGGCTGCCGAAACAAACAAACAAGATATCGACCGCTATCGTTTGCTCATCAACCTGCTTAAATATATCTGGGCCTTTTTAAATGACACCGCTTCGTGGCTGACAGAACTGGAACAACGGCTCTACAAACGGGGAGAGATGATACGGTTTCTTGCAGGCTCCGCCGATGCGCCGGTCGAAGTCACAGGTATATTGGAAGGGGTTTCCTCCTCTGGGGAACTCCTGATAAGAGCAGAGGGGGAGAGGACTTCATGGCCGTACAGTACCGGTGAACTGGATGTATATGGGGAATAG
- a CDS encoding type II toxin-antitoxin system VapC family toxin, whose product MTKILLDTNAYSEFMSGNALVFDYIVEAEEIFLSTVMIGELFAGFKGGKKYTQNIAYLKSFINKDGVKIINVTFETAEIFGEIKSDLTKKGKMIPLNDIWIAAHTIETGAKLITFDAHFKHINGLRIWDELTG is encoded by the coding sequence ATGACAAAAATACTTCTTGATACAAACGCCTATAGCGAGTTTATGTCCGGAAATGCTCTTGTTTTTGATTATATCGTTGAAGCGGAAGAGATATTTTTATCAACCGTTATGATAGGTGAGCTATTTGCTGGATTTAAAGGTGGTAAAAAATACACACAAAACATAGCATATTTGAAATCCTTTATAAATAAAGATGGTGTAAAGATTATAAATGTTACTTTCGAAACCGCAGAAATATTTGGAGAAATCAAATCGGACCTCACTAAAAAAGGTAAAATGATTCCATTAAATGATATCTGGATTGCTGCCCATACTATAGAAACAGGGGCAAAATTAATAACCTTTGATGCCCATTTTAAACATATTAATGGTTTGCGAATTTGGGATGAACTAACAGGGTAG
- a CDS encoding chromosome segregation SMC family protein, whose product MFLKSLDIFGFKSFADRTRIEFADGITALLGPNGCGKSNVVDAIKWVLGEQASKAMRAEKMEDVIFNGTENRKPLNVAEVTLTLANETGLLPIDVPEIQIKRRLYRSGESEYFINSTPVKLKDVRELFWDTGVGKAAYSVMEQGKIDQILSSKPEERRYLFEEAAGITRYKVRGAEAERKLEKTEENMRQVEGILGEVKRSYDSLKIQAEKTLKYRALKEDIFQFELDIQLLRLKQFNTERDHRAEELERLTKARDACKAELDAINKSLEENMDVVNSMEEKLVQHQKEIYGLAVEKNAKEKEAKLLAEQRLEAKAKIQQNEGRERAIQNKIDELIEDAEEQDGVVRDLKKRLEEIEKNIAAFEENIKLASAQIGENDGALRRAEAEIAELEAERAHLEKDLQTITDDIVAALDAGLKNAGYSAAERRRTEEAVAEVLQRLRTMLAGRETMLRDLVAMVDRALQGGQSIQPSELRRLAETLATALAEGASHAEKAQELFENYRRATPSFIDDFLAPEGIITRKRALDDKINAAKEAVRQRREKIAQLRSENDGLGLKIEEYRKTLEDLRVNRVRMATQAQSAEEQARLIRRELAGQEALLKTVQDELFLDRKRFDEIAERIEDAEAEIAEIERRGRRLTEELENLERDIAQRNGDVAGKQESIKKKMTELSRFQQSIEKVHLELVQSETEIRNIKENFRETHSRDLMEFEERMFTITTPTAEIREKLAAARATLKDLGSVNLMAPEEFQETKERYDFLSGQLADLQKARDDLARITAEIRAESSELFLTTYNRIKKNFHNMFRRLFGGGRAELRLSDPNHVLESGIEIYAQPPGKKLENITLLSGGEKSMTAVALLFATYMVKPSPFCFLDEIDAALDEQNVLRFVQLLREFGSTSQFIVITHNKKTVTGARTLLGVTMEESGVTKVISVRLENEDALDNPPEAAAEIEPIEDEDVEAETGMELPLGVDDPSQVTEADLRPIRANRNSNNRIPIMDEKS is encoded by the coding sequence TTGTTTCTTAAAAGTCTTGATATTTTTGGTTTTAAGTCCTTTGCAGATAGGACACGAATAGAGTTTGCCGATGGAATTACGGCCCTCTTGGGTCCCAACGGCTGCGGCAAGTCTAATGTGGTAGATGCAATTAAGTGGGTCCTCGGGGAACAGGCTTCCAAGGCAATGCGGGCCGAAAAGATGGAAGACGTCATCTTTAACGGCACCGAAAACCGTAAACCCCTCAATGTGGCGGAAGTTACTTTAACCCTGGCCAATGAAACGGGGCTTTTGCCCATCGATGTACCGGAGATTCAGATAAAACGGCGGCTCTATCGGTCCGGAGAAAGTGAATATTTCATCAACTCAACTCCTGTAAAACTGAAGGATGTACGGGAACTCTTCTGGGACACCGGTGTCGGCAAGGCCGCCTATTCGGTGATGGAACAGGGCAAGATTGACCAGATTCTTTCATCAAAACCCGAAGAACGGCGCTACCTTTTCGAAGAAGCCGCTGGTATTACCCGCTACAAGGTCCGGGGCGCAGAGGCCGAGCGGAAGCTGGAAAAGACCGAAGAAAACATGCGCCAGGTAGAGGGTATTCTTGGCGAAGTAAAGCGTTCCTACGATTCCCTTAAGATCCAGGCCGAAAAAACCCTGAAATACCGGGCCCTAAAAGAAGATATCTTTCAGTTTGAACTGGATATACAACTGCTCCGGCTTAAGCAATTCAATACGGAGCGGGACCATCGGGCAGAGGAATTGGAACGGCTCACCAAAGCCCGGGATGCCTGCAAGGCCGAACTGGACGCCATAAACAAATCCCTGGAAGAAAACATGGATGTGGTCAACTCCATGGAAGAAAAGCTCGTCCAGCATCAAAAGGAAATTTACGGTCTTGCGGTCGAAAAAAACGCCAAAGAAAAGGAAGCCAAGCTCCTGGCGGAACAGCGGCTCGAAGCAAAGGCGAAGATTCAACAAAACGAGGGTCGGGAACGGGCCATTCAGAATAAGATTGATGAATTGATCGAGGATGCGGAGGAGCAGGACGGAGTTGTTCGGGACCTGAAAAAACGGCTCGAAGAAATAGAGAAGAATATTGCCGCCTTTGAAGAAAACATCAAACTAGCCTCCGCTCAAATAGGCGAGAACGATGGGGCCCTGCGCCGAGCCGAGGCTGAAATCGCCGAGCTCGAGGCTGAACGGGCCCATCTGGAAAAGGACCTGCAAACCATTACCGACGACATCGTGGCCGCCCTGGATGCGGGACTGAAAAATGCAGGCTATTCTGCGGCGGAACGCCGCCGGACCGAAGAAGCGGTGGCGGAGGTGCTTCAGCGACTTAGGACCATGCTTGCCGGCCGGGAAACCATGCTTCGGGACCTGGTGGCCATGGTGGACCGGGCTCTGCAGGGGGGCCAGTCGATTCAGCCGTCGGAACTGCGGCGCCTTGCGGAGACCCTGGCTACAGCCCTTGCCGAAGGGGCGAGCCATGCCGAAAAGGCCCAGGAACTCTTCGAAAATTACCGAAGGGCGACCCCCTCATTTATAGACGATTTTCTTGCCCCCGAGGGTATCATCACCCGGAAACGGGCATTGGATGATAAGATTAATGCGGCTAAGGAAGCGGTCCGCCAGCGTCGAGAAAAGATTGCCCAGCTTCGGTCGGAAAACGATGGCCTTGGCTTAAAGATAGAAGAATATCGAAAAACCCTGGAGGACCTCAGGGTAAACCGGGTTCGCATGGCTACCCAGGCCCAATCGGCAGAGGAACAGGCTCGGCTGATCCGCCGAGAACTTGCCGGCCAGGAGGCGCTGCTTAAAACTGTTCAGGATGAACTCTTTCTGGATCGCAAACGGTTCGATGAAATCGCCGAACGAATTGAGGATGCGGAGGCAGAGATTGCTGAAATTGAACGGCGGGGCCGGCGGCTTACAGAAGAGCTGGAAAACCTGGAACGGGACATTGCTCAGCGGAACGGAGATGTGGCGGGCAAGCAGGAAAGCATCAAGAAAAAAATGACCGAATTAAGCCGGTTCCAGCAATCCATAGAAAAGGTGCATCTGGAACTGGTTCAGAGTGAAACAGAAATCCGTAATATTAAAGAAAACTTTAGGGAAACCCATAGCCGGGACCTGATGGAATTCGAAGAGCGGATGTTCACCATTACGACCCCCACCGCGGAAATCCGGGAAAAACTAGCCGCCGCAAGGGCCACTCTTAAGGACCTGGGATCGGTAAACCTGATGGCCCCCGAGGAATTTCAGGAAACCAAGGAACGTTATGACTTTCTTTCCGGCCAGCTGGCGGACTTGCAAAAGGCCCGGGATGACCTGGCGCGGATTACCGCAGAAATTCGGGCTGAATCGTCGGAACTGTTCCTCACAACCTATAACCGCATCAAGAAAAACTTTCATAACATGTTCCGGCGGCTTTTTGGCGGCGGCCGGGCTGAACTGCGCTTGTCGGATCCCAACCATGTACTTGAATCGGGTATCGAAATTTATGCCCAGCCGCCGGGTAAAAAACTTGAAAACATCACCCTGCTCTCGGGTGGGGAAAAGTCCATGACCGCGGTGGCCCTGCTTTTTGCGACCTACATGGTCAAGCCTTCGCCCTTCTGTTTCCTCGATGAAATTGATGCGGCCCTGGATGAACAAAACGTGCTCCGCTTTGTCCAGCTTCTGCGGGAGTTTGGCAGTACGAGCCAGTTCATCGTTATCACCCATAATAAGAAAACCGTAACCGGTGCCCGGACTCTCCTGGGTGTAACCATGGAAGAGTCGGGGGTTACCAAGGTTATTTCAGTACGCCTTGAAAATGAAGACGCCCTGGATAATCCGCCCGAGGCGGCCGCGGAAATTGAACCCATCGAGGATGAGGATGTGGAAGCTGAAACTGGCATGGAATTACCCCTGGGGGTGGATGATCCCTCCCAGGTAACCGAAGCGGACCTGCGGCCAATTAGGGCGAACAGGAATTCAAATAACAGGATCCCGATAATGGATGAGAAATCCTAA
- a CDS encoding tetratricopeptide repeat protein, with product MKDRTGCAALVFFIFLFSSCVSTPEARNNSLQVDENTSQKSIAQETLVPETVPSLAQSVPELALDLSEPPVLFPEASTVPVQPSATQKKSTIVLPVPEIPATSSGDKNNPSTSTASTKPNGATLQKNAPAGTATGSASTAGSTAAAEKKSVPVDPKTLKAPEPQPETKVAQEKPAMPVGGIPELPSKSNPALAEEKVVLSRSVRATVGQLVEIPYQGTGWVYLGEVAGKKGLAYDSRRLDPDGQTFVFRCEGPGTYTVKFFKQDFIKDYIINDYVEVVVGESPVTAASVTGAFSLPVDRGRVVANPRWPAPAGTASAAPATTASTGTAALTSGAAASTAPAPAAGTTTAPTASAASAPTAATSSVTATTAPAAPVSSGTASSSNSATAAVTPANAANSGGSTQTNSSTAPAVQSSSAVSPLENLSQPEEFINLAKKEVASGQYAAALETLQAFTARYPAGSDEAWWLFGQIFEAKGPQRDIKSALSYYKRLTVEYPQSQRYDEAQQRIAYLERFYFDIR from the coding sequence GTGAAAGATAGAACCGGTTGTGCGGCCCTTGTCTTCTTTATTTTTTTATTTTCATCCTGTGTCTCTACACCGGAAGCCCGTAACAATTCTCTTCAGGTTGATGAAAATACTTCTCAGAAAAGCATTGCTCAGGAAACTCTTGTTCCAGAGACGGTTCCTTCGCTGGCTCAATCTGTTCCTGAGCTGGCACTGGATCTCTCTGAACCTCCGGTCTTGTTCCCGGAGGCCAGCACTGTTCCGGTACAACCAAGCGCTACCCAAAAAAAATCTACTATCGTACTTCCTGTTCCTGAAATTCCGGCAACAAGCTCGGGCGACAAAAATAACCCCTCAACTAGTACTGCAAGCACTAAGCCGAATGGGGCGACCTTACAAAAAAATGCCCCAGCAGGTACTGCTACAGGTTCAGCTTCAACTGCAGGTTCTACTGCCGCAGCTGAGAAGAAAAGTGTTCCCGTAGATCCCAAGACCCTCAAGGCGCCAGAGCCACAGCCTGAAACGAAGGTGGCTCAGGAAAAGCCTGCGATGCCTGTGGGGGGAATCCCGGAACTGCCGTCTAAATCAAACCCGGCTCTTGCAGAAGAAAAGGTGGTTCTTTCCCGGTCTGTTCGTGCTACCGTAGGCCAGCTCGTCGAAATCCCCTATCAGGGAACTGGATGGGTATACCTGGGTGAAGTAGCAGGGAAAAAGGGCCTCGCATATGATTCTCGCAGGCTCGATCCTGATGGGCAGACCTTTGTGTTCCGCTGTGAAGGGCCGGGAACCTATACAGTGAAGTTTTTTAAACAGGATTTTATTAAGGATTATATTATCAACGATTATGTAGAGGTTGTGGTCGGCGAAAGCCCGGTGACAGCCGCATCGGTTACCGGTGCTTTTTCTCTTCCCGTAGACCGGGGCCGGGTTGTAGCCAATCCCCGATGGCCTGCACCCGCTGGAACCGCTTCTGCCGCCCCGGCAACTACGGCCTCGACAGGCACTGCGGCACTTACCTCCGGTGCAGCGGCCAGCACCGCCCCAGCCCCAGCCGCAGGCACAACAACCGCCCCTACGGCCTCTGCTGCATCTGCACCAACAGCTGCAACATCCTCTGTAACAGCGACAACCGCTCCTGCAGCCCCTGTCTCTTCGGGAACCGCCTCCTCATCCAATTCTGCGACCGCCGCCGTTACCCCTGCCAATGCTGCTAACAGTGGTGGCAGCACCCAGACAAATTCGAGCACCGCCCCGGCTGTCCAATCAAGCTCCGCAGTATCACCATTGGAAAACCTCTCCCAGCCGGAGGAATTCATCAACCTGGCAAAGAAAGAAGTTGCCTCAGGTCAGTATGCTGCAGCATTGGAAACCCTCCAGGCCTTTACTGCCCGATATCCTGCAGGCAGTGATGAAGCCTGGTGGCTCTTCGGGCAGATCTTCGAAGCCAAAGGGCCCCAGCGGGATATAAAATCGGCCCTTTCGTACTACAAGCGGCTCACTGTTGAATATCCCCAGAGTCAGCGATACGACGAAGCCCAACAGCGGATTGCCTACCTGGAACGATTCTATTTTGATATACGGTAA